The Spinacia oleracea cultivar Varoflay chromosome 2, BTI_SOV_V1, whole genome shotgun sequence DNA segment taatttttttaaaaaaaattatatatatatatctatatatctatataatatattgaaagagaggaaatcaatgtggtgatgacaaatgtcactcattgattggcctctcttttaatattaattaattaatatataattatttttgtcaTATTTAACTTATTGTATTTTAGGTAACAATAACTAATAtggaaaaatagataaataattaaaagattCATCAATGTTTTTACTAACTTATATAGAGAATTTCCTATATATGTATACATAATCAAAATCTATACATAATCTAATTCAAACATACATCACATAATGtaaatagttttttttaaaaaaaaaagtagaattAATTCTTTTGTGTATTATTACTACTTTAAGTTTAGGAAAGTATCCTAAAAGAATTTGGAATTAGGAAAATAGGTACATATCATAAATTAGTAGGTTAATTTCTCTTCTATAAATACAAAAAATCCTCATCATATTCTTTCATACAATCGATTCCAGTAATTCTCTCAACTCTTCCTCAACCTcatcaaaaaataaacatacaTCACATAAtcaattttgtttagaaattatatcaTATACTGGATGCGGATATGTATAACGAATGTTTACCTTTGATCATTTATTATTTGTAATCCAATGAATCTTTGAATGCATTTTCTGATAACCGATATAGAAAATCTTATGATAGTTGAACATGTATTATCAATTATATTATTCTAATACTATCATCTTTCTAAGAATTAGTGTCATATAATGAATACGGATATGAATAATAAACTTGAACTcttgatttttatattttacaaggttgtctcaaacattttatatgcccaattttaattaaaaaaatgagaCCCATAGCCATTTTTTTTATGACGGGGCGTAGCCTatacttaatcttaaatatatatttaaaatttagttgAAAAGAAAAGTGGattatttatcgaatatagTTATGTCATATTGTCAATGGGGCAGGTTTTTTGGGAGACCCCGTACATCCGTCCCCAAGTGGATTATTTATCAAAAGTAGTGACAGGGACGCGGATAAATTTTAGATTGGACATGCACACGTTGCTAatccttcatctaattgattatgagtatataaaaaaaagttactactaacttacatattataatgttttatttatttactcaattactctAATCAGACAAACGGATTGTCAAAAACTCTAGaataagttttaaaattcaaaactattttaccaaaaaaaattgagtctAGGGTGGGTTATTTAGGTTGGGGTACTGGATACACCGGAGGGGGAGTCATGAAGCAGGGATAAATTTTACTCTGTACCTCTCGAGACGGGGATTGAGAGTGGTGGGTATCGTTCCTGTCGTGGATGGAGGGGATGAATATGAGAATTGTAGACGGGTATGAGTGTGCAGGCCTCGTCTCGCCTCAAAGTTATCTCTAActgaataaattaaatggtgtaGTTAGGTGTTAAGTGGTTGGGTAATGAAGTTAATGGGGCGACTATGCGAGTAATACCTGGGTATTACTTTCGAAGTGAAGGGTGGATGAGATCATTAATTTTATTCTTGACACCAGAGGTGCatgagaaagaaaataaatttatttatgtacccttatttgttttaactGTTTTAATAAATATGACACCGAATGggaaataacaaatttatccaccATTAATTATAATTTGGAGGATAgctataagctctattttgatgataattgtctaccatattacatataaatttatgtttatatTATaagtcgtgcatcgcacgggtattaaTATCTAGAATCTTCTGATTACTTATGGTATTAATCGATTATACTATAAATTACTTATTTACTCATATCAATACAATTCTAGGCAAACCGATGTAGATATGACAAATGGTGCtctctgatttgcctctcttataacataaataatgaCTAATTTAAGTATTATCAAGTTTCGTTTAGaaaattgtgtcatataatgaTTACGAATATGTTCAAATGTTCCTTTGATCGGTTACTAATTGTAATCGAATGAAAAATCTTTGAATACAATTTATGATAACCAATatagaaaatcttataataTTTTAACTTGGACTaccaattatattattataatactatcaactttttaagaaTTTTTGTCATATAATGAATACAGATATGCACAACAAAAGttaagtattgatttaatgtatTTAACAAGATTGTCTCAAACGTTTTATAGTCCTTTTGTTAAGTAACAAAATGAGCCCCTAGCCATATACTTTCTTTCATACGAAGAATatacttaatcttaaatatcaaaaataaCTTTTGCCACATTATAGTAATATTTTTATACGGAGCACGGATAATAATTTATTCGCTCATAGTATTGAAGTCTTAAGAGCATATATGTTGATTGAATTTTGActaatatatgtatatatatatatatatatatatccaaaGTCATAAGATCTAAATGATTAAGTTtccttattattaatatgtttgcaataACAAAATACTTTTTATATATTAATGTCAATAATTGCAATATCACTTTAAATTTCGTGCAAAATAAAacttatatatgtaaatataTGGTGAATCACACTTTATGATGGGGCAAGTTTGAATTTTAGATTGGTCTGACGATAAAGTTTAGCGTAGATGATTGACTAATGTTGACTAACAAAAAGAGATTTTTGGTGAATGTGTATAAGAATAACATGTACTCAACTTGGTGATGGGGGCGAGTTTGAATTGATCGGATTTGAGAACACTCACACaatcctaattatgtatgtcactttcaaatattttttaaaatattatagctaatacaataaaatttgatatttcgtaataaacttatgtcaatatatttaaaatttagttgaaagaaaatttgaaatatatatttatcgAATATACTGATGTTAGATTGTCAGTGGGGCGGATTTTTTGGGAGATCCCCGTACATCCGTCCCAAGTGGGCGGCGATGGAGGAACGTTTATTGGTTATTTACTCAATAACTCTAATCAGAGAAACGATTTTTAAGAGGCtctataataaagttttaaaattcaaaactctcttacaaaataattaaaaataaatcaagTCTAGGGGTGGATGTGGATACACGAGAAGGGAGGCGATGagttttattttgtacctctcgATACGGGGGTTGGGAGGGGTGGCTATCGTTCCTATCGTGAATGGAGGGGATGAAGATGAGAAATTGTAGGTGGGTGGGGGTATGCAGGTCTTGCCTCGTCACAAAGTCATCTCTAACTCAATAAAGTAAATGGTCCAAATAGGTGTTAAGTGATCGAGTTAATTAGGCTGATGGGGCGACTGTACGTGCGAGTATTAAATGGGTATTACTATCTAAGTGAATGAAGGATGAGATAACTTTATCATTGACACAAGTGGTGAATTAGAATGCAAATAATTTTATCTATATAcccttatttttttaataagtaaGACACCGAATGAGCAACTTTTTATTTGAAGAATATCTATAAACTTTATTTAATGGTCTACCAAATTTCATATAAATCTATATTAAGATTTtgaatcgtgcatcgcacgagtACTATACtagtattatactaaaagagaggaaatcaatgtggtgatgacaaatatcACTCATTTATTcgtctctcttttaatataaataaataattaaacttaaaagattaaaataaataatatctTTAAATTTATTACTAAATATACGAatacatactaattaaaatttaacaaaaagaTATTGTAAAATCATTTCCATATTAAAAAGTGTAATAAGGATCGGATGTGGAGTGTTATTTATATTCTCTAATATTATTACATTATGTGACTACTAGActagattttttattttatatagtgTCTGTGTTGGATGAGAAAGATATTACATATCACATAGAGCCTAAGAAAGcctttggttaggagaggtttgagggaaaaagagctttttggggtgaattagaggtttgacctttagaaaaagctaattgggagtgtttggttagaagaggattggaagagagttttggggtgaaaaagctaattttgaaaaagctcaatataggagcgttttgcaattagaggtttgagaaagtggataaaaatgactattttgtcctaCTATTGCCTATTATTACAACCACTATAAACCTTGGTACCCTCctatttttctcctaaaaacattactcacacttttttttcatttcaccaTATTTACTAAATtcgttttttgttgtaataaattttatattagtactttgaagCAATTGAAGTATATTGCAATCATGCTCACTACAACAAAACGCGCGTTTTAAGGACGCTCTTTTAGGCTTTTGTCGACGCCGAAAGGCGTCGAGAAATTTGTGCTCGACTCATTCCCAAAGCGTCGAGAAAATGTGAGTCGAGAATGTTCTCGACGCTTTACTGCGTCGGCAATCTTGACGCTTTTTGTTGTCCACATTTCTTGTTTGGCGTCGAGAATCTCGACGCTTTTAGGCGTCCAGAAATTTGTTTTTGGCGTCGAGAACATCTATTTTCCCGCCTTGTGAAACATTTACTATTTAGTGTTCTCGACGCTTAAAGGCGTCTAAAAACTTTTGTCGGCAGGAATTTAAATTCTACATGAGCCTAACATCACGTCATCAAAAACCGTCCAAATTTATTTGTACTCCGCTTTTTATGCCACCAATATATTCGCTATAAATAAATTATCTTtgttcatcataaaattaaaattaaagcaAATAAATCATgaaacttgtattttgaataatTGTTCTTCCATCGACGTAAAATGTAGAAGTGCGTAGTACATTAAAATCCATAGGACATGAAAATTTTACTAATTAACCATAATATATCCATAGTACATAGATGTTACTAAAAAATTAATTGTATCTTCTAATCCGAAAGAACTAAAGCCTAGAAAAACTAGGATCTAATGGAGGTAGTAGCTTATAAGCTCAAGTATCTTGGCCTTCATTCTCATTGTTTAAATCCCTTTCCTTCTCCTTTCAAAAGCTTCGTATGTTGCTCCTTATCACGTTGGACGAtcttcaaagaaaaaaacaaaatgaaataagCATGAGTCGGAAATCAAAATAATCACCAATCATAGGAAATCAACCAAAACgacaatgaaataataaatgCCCACTCTAATAAAAGACAAGGGTTGATTTCCTACTTATCAAATTATCAACTTTATTTTTCATACTACAGATGATAATAATAAGATTTTCTAGTATACAAAATAGGTCTTCTGATAACCACCTCTTGCACGAGTACTAGTTTTCTTCTCAAACGTCTAAATcttccctaaaatgacattagTACGGCTAATTAGAGAGAGTGGGAGTGAAAGAGGGAGATAAACTTGGCAAAGAGATAGATAGCTTTTACCTTGTGTGAAATATAGTGATCATACATAGTCAGAAGACCCAGTCTGTAGACTGGCTCTGTTGCATACACTGGTGCGGAGAGCCCAAATTGCTTCATTGCATATGGAAAAGCACCAAGAAGATGCAATGCATTAGGATATGATAGGAAAACAACATCGACAGTAGAAGCCACCCTGCATTACACATGATAGCGATGAATTTGTTGTTTGAATGTTAACCAAGATCatggataaaaaaaattatttgttaAGTTCTGAATCTCTACCGACCAGCTTCTTCTTCTCTCCTTACCCTATAATCCTACACCCGGAAAAGGAGGGAAAAAAGTATGTCTTGCAACAGAGATAAACACAGAAAAAGGAAAACATgagaaaacaaagaaacaaaagcATCCATAATGACATGATTCATTTATTTCCCATAAGCCATAACGATTTCATAAAAATCATGAAGACCAAAAGGAAGTAGAATTTTGCATCTTCTACTGTGATAGTGTGATACAgcgataaatttattttatcagCAATTGTCACATACTTACATTAACTTTGATAAACAGATACTTGAATGAAAGGAAACTGCAGAAACAACAGATACTCTAAACTGTCTAAAGTCTAAACTAGGAAACTGGCTAAACCTTGAGGCTAGCAGCTGCTGTTTTCCAAGATAATTCCTCTCCAAATTTTCCCAATTcgaagaaaaataaatttccaGCACTCAAAGCATTACGCAAGCATACATCCACAAGAACCGTCCTCCAGCACCAAATTAAACACCCTGAAAAACTGACACCCTACGGCCTACACTAAACATCTTAACCACTAAATTGATATGCTTAAGTAGTTAGAACTGAAGCTTTCTGTTAacaggagaaaaaaaaaatcaatgcaGAGATGGAACTTACTAAAATATAGACTCTTTAACCTTATTTTGTAATGGTTGTTTGTTTTCTGCATTAGTTCACTCATCAAAATTGCTCTGGGTTGGCTGCAACAAACCTTTACATCACCTAGATGATAAAAAGTTAGAATTAATTGGTGCGAAGTCATCATCTTAAAACCTGGATTTATTCCCAAGTGTATCTGGGAATGAACAAGCATGATAAGTTAACAAGCATAATCGCAGGCCTCGAAAGCTAGCTGAATTAAACCCAGATTCATCGCAAAGAGTATTAGGTAAAATGAACAGGCATGGGAAGGTATCAAGCATAATTTATTATGCCTGGGAAGCTAGAGGAATTAAAGATTATGTATCGAATAATCATATGATATCTGGAgcataaaagtaattattgagATCAGTTAGGAAGAGAGATATGAACGTACCCTAGGGCATTCAAGCGACTTGACACCTGTCCACAACTCCACTCAAGCATACCAGCAATCGAGATTCAGATTTAAGTAAAAAATACCAAAAGGTTGAGCGCTATACCTTAAATTTAGCAAACTTTCATAGTATGTAAAGTATTATGTTTAAGTATGCAGATTGTAATAATTTCTTATCTCCCCTTTTATAAAGATCTTCGGTTGCTCAAGAAAGAGATTTAGACAACTAGTTTAATACTTTTGGGCTATGGCTCACAGAGATGAGAAAATTGCATTCCTTGAAAAGAGCTAATAGGCAGATTGTCATGTTTTATAAATTGGCATAGAatattgggggggggggggggggggattctTCTGAGAGGTGTAGGTATTAACACAAACCAACTTATCCAGAATAGTCAATTTCTACCCCCCCAAACTCTATGATTTCTACTGTAATTCTACAACTTCAAAGTTAGCAATGCACCTAGATTTAAACAGATCAATAATCATACCTGT contains these protein-coding regions:
- the LOC110788074 gene encoding uncharacterized protein gives rise to the protein MLVHSQIHLGINPGFKMMTSHQLILTFYHLGDVKVCCSQPRAILMSELMQKTNNHYKIRVASTVDVVFLSYPNALHLLGAFPYAMKQFGLSAPVYATEPVYRLGLLTMYDHYISHKIVQRDKEQHTKLLKGEGKGFKQ